In Romboutsia lituseburensis, a genomic segment contains:
- a CDS encoding DegV family protein — protein sequence MNIKLVCDSLCDVPEELIDKHNIEIIPLTIIINENEYKDGVNISNEEFYKMMKDGKDVPKTSQATYMQFKEVFDKYAKDYEIVCITGSSKSSGTYQSAVMAKNDTEGKIEVFDTLTLSLGSAQYIIKACELLDTGIDSKEMINELENIRESVNLFFVVNTLEYLKRSGRVSVTTATIGNMLNLKPIFGVKDGNISLLDKVRGKKHAVHTIIDLIKEKYQTLEDKNIIIGYGSNEKDFNELKKEVEENIKAKSIYITRGGACICSHTGPEILAISCSN from the coding sequence ATGAATATAAAATTAGTTTGTGACAGCTTATGTGATGTACCAGAGGAATTAATAGATAAACATAATATAGAAATCATACCATTAACTATAATAATAAATGAAAATGAATATAAAGATGGTGTTAACATAAGCAATGAAGAGTTTTATAAAATGATGAAAGATGGAAAAGATGTACCAAAAACATCGCAAGCAACATATATGCAGTTTAAAGAAGTTTTTGATAAATATGCAAAAGATTATGAAATAGTTTGTATAACAGGTTCGTCAAAATCATCAGGTACATATCAAAGTGCAGTTATGGCTAAAAATGACACTGAAGGAAAAATAGAGGTATTTGATACATTAACTTTATCGTTAGGAAGTGCTCAGTATATAATAAAAGCGTGTGAATTATTAGATACTGGAATAGATAGTAAAGAAATGATAAATGAATTAGAGAATATTAGAGAAAGTGTAAACTTATTTTTTGTAGTTAACACTTTAGAGTATTTAAAAAGAAGTGGTAGAGTTTCAGTAACAACGGCTACTATAGGTAATATGTTAAATTTAAAACCGATATTTGGAGTTAAAGATGGAAATATATCTCTATTAGATAAAGTAAGAGGAAAAAAACATGCTGTCCATACTATAATAGATTTGATAAAAGAGAAATATCAAACATTAGAAGATAAAAATATAATAATTGGATATGGGTCAAATGAGAAAGATTTTAATGAATTAAAGAAAGAAGTAGAGGAAAATATAAAAGCAAAATCGATATATATTACAAGAGGAGGAGCTTGTATTTGTTCTCACACAGGACCAGAAATTTTAGCAATTAGTTGTTCAAACTAG
- a CDS encoding ECF transporter S component, producing the protein MEVMSKSNQKNTTRDLVETALLIALVFIATRFINIRLPIASSGGLVHLGNTMLFIAAIVFGKKKGAIAGAFGMGLFDLLSEWAIWAPFTFVVRGIMGYIIGQVAWSNGKNGNNVVTNIIAIILSGVWMIFGYYITEIILYGNHIKALASIPGNVTQIIIGIIIGIPVAQILKKHIKK; encoded by the coding sequence GGAGGTAATGAGCAAAAGTAATCAAAAAAATACAACTAGGGATTTAGTTGAAACAGCATTACTTATTGCATTAGTATTTATAGCAACTAGGTTTATAAATATCAGATTACCGATCGCATCAAGTGGTGGACTTGTTCACTTAGGAAATACGATGCTTTTTATAGCAGCAATAGTTTTTGGTAAAAAGAAAGGTGCTATTGCTGGTGCTTTTGGTATGGGTTTGTTTGATTTATTATCAGAATGGGCAATATGGGCTCCATTTACATTTGTAGTAAGGGGTATTATGGGATATATAATAGGTCAAGTAGCATGGTCTAATGGAAAAAATGGGAACAATGTTGTAACTAATATAATAGCAATAATATTGTCTGGTGTATGGATGATATTTGGATATTATATTACAGAAATAATATTATATGGAAATCATATTAAAGCATTAGCATCTATACCGGGAAATGTAACTCAAATAATTATAGGTATAATTATAGGTATTCCTGTAGCTCAAATTTTAAAAAAGCATATAAAAAAATAA